GAGACAATCCTCCCCAAAGATGCAGGGAGAATAGGGAAATTTTGTTCACCGAACAAAAGAATCACAAAGGGGAAATGGAGCTAAACGAGCGGCTAATCATAATTAAACACCCGCCGGCCCTTGGTAAGGTTGTGGGAGATCCACCAATTGCTGAACAGAGGTTCGATCGACGGGGCCACTCATTATTTGGTAAGAGTGGTTGGAGGGGTTGTTCCGGATGCTGCAGAGAGCAAGAATAAAGCAGTCCCGCGAGTCAGTAAACAGCAGGTCAAAGGCCAGGAACATATGCAGGAACGCGAGGCTGGCGACTAAACATGATGAATCAGTGATCTGGCACGGCAGCTGCAGTTGGAGGACAGAAAACATACGGGACTACGCACATACGCATCCCCCTGGCTGGTGCGGAAGAATTGGATTGCGCCGTCTGGTTCGGCGTTTCGCACCGTTTCGGAGTCTACCTTAGCTCAATTGggacatacagagtacagagtacagagtatgtgATACCTGCATCGCAGCAATACTCAGTCAAGATGCTGGATGCATGcatctgtactctgtatgtactGGCAGTCAGTTACAGAGTGCTACTGGAGGATACATGCACCAACACGCCGGATGACTCCACATTCGAACAGATCGTGGTGTTTCACGGTGGATCATGCCCCAGTGCAGGATGAACTGAACGTTCCTGCAGTATGTTAATCCTACATCGCTGCGTTCTCTAGAGTGCTGCTCCATATGCCTGTGTCTGTATGTCTGTATGTCCCGTTGAGGGCCTCCCATGAGTGAATGCTGCCATAAGAAATTCCTCTCAGTCCAAGATTTGAATGAAGATATATCACAGTGGAATACTCAAAATATGGCAATTCTTCGGGCCATGTCACCATCGATGTATCACATTCAATCCATAGATAAATTCCCGAGGGTCAGcatagtactccgtaaaTTTGTCACGATTATATATCTATTTTGGGATCCGAATAGCGCTCCGTACATGGGTAGAATAATAATGCATCGGGATCATCCAAATGCCATGGTGGACCTGGATAAACCAGCCAATCCTGTCCCCAGGATCTATATTCGTAGCAATTGATGAGAATCAAGCTCTTCCCTTGCGAATCAGCGATACTAACTGAGATCTCTTTGTATACGACCCCGCGAGGTCAGGTGACTCCCGACGTCATCTGACCGGCAAGGCATCATCCTTTTTGCGCTTCGCCATCATCGCAGGAGAACTTCTTGATTCATCATCCAACCGGCTGCTTCATTGATTGTTCAAAGCGACAGGATTGCTATACAATATACATCGATCGTTTCGTGTGGTAAAAGTCTTCGCAGATCGTGGCTATCCTACTGTCGCAAACATGTGCGGTTCAGACCTCTTCCTTGGAATTCTCGCCGTGTTCTTCCCACCTGTTTCAGGTAAGCTCACTCCATCTACCAGTTCGCATCGCAATAAAAATTGCTTGCATTCCGTCTGCATTCaaatgtacggagtacagtcgCTGATTTGAACAGTCTGGATCAAGGTAGGAGTCTGCACGGCCGACTCGATCATCAACCTGGCCCTTTGCTGCCTCGGCTACGTCCCCGGTCTCCTCCACGCATGGTATATAATCATCAAAAACCCAGAACCTAATGACGATGATCCCAACTACCAAGCCATCCCTAACGGTTCGAACGGTTCGCGACAAGACCTTGAACATGGCCGCGTGACATACTACTACGTTTCCCACGAGCCCTACCAGAATCCCCCTACTGTGAGAGCCTACGGTACTGTCGGAGGCCAGCCTGCCGCACCAGCTGCCAAGAATGCGCCTGCTCCCCAATCATACTTCGATGAGCCACacgatggtggtgatggtggtcaGGGCAGCAGCGAGGGCCATGCTCATGCTCCGCCTACATATGCTGAGGCTGTGAAGGGGGACTATAAGGTGCAGACGCAGGATTAAGTGCTGGGAATGGTGAAGGATACCCATACCATGGCTTGGGCCAGTTTATAATACCCTTGTGACTTAACTCACttactctttttcttttgtttttggACTATTGTTTTGGAGTTGTATTGGCATGGTTTATTGCATACTCGGctgcttctctttttttgtctcttttttttttctatcttTTCTCATAGCTACCATTGAGTGCTATCCATTGGTTTGTTCATCGTTAAACCTGTTCATTGATTTCGTGGGTTCATGAGTTTATCTTTCGTCTCGGCATCCATAATATATCTGCAGTAATCAAACATGATACCCAATTTATCATTATGCGTACCTGCATCTGGTCAATCGCTTCACCCTGGTAGGGCACTTTCAGCCCAGCCATCGATATATGTATATCCGAAGCTGATGTGGGGTAAGACACGGTAGTTGGTCACCAATTGAGCCACCAGGGCTGAATCCCTACAAAATAGCGAGCTGTACAAGAGCAGTATTTTCTTGTTAGCACCTTCTTAACACACTATTGTTTCCATATATCAAACC
This region of Aspergillus chevalieri M1 DNA, chromosome 4, nearly complete sequence genomic DNA includes:
- a CDS encoding putative stress response RCI peptide (COG:S;~EggNog:ENOG410PQSP;~InterPro:IPR000612;~PFAM:PF01679;~TransMembrane:2 (o6-26i33-53o);~go_component: GO:0016021 - integral component of membrane [Evidence IEA]), with protein sequence MCGSDLFLGILAVFFPPVSVWIKVGVCTADSIINLALCCLGYVPGLLHAWYIIIKNPEPNDDDPNYQAIPNGSNGSRQDLEHGRVTYYYVSHEPYQNPPTVRAYGTVGGQPAAPAAKNAPAPQSYFDEPHDGGDGGQGSSEGHAHAPPTYAEAVKGDYKVQTQD